One region of Bacillus pumilus genomic DNA includes:
- the tuaC gene encoding teichuronic acid biosynthesis protein TuaC, whose amino-acid sequence MKVLWLTSVYPSETHPSEGVFHETQVQELLKQGIQVTVICPNPVNPPVLRMLKASYRQKKDLPEQEVRNGVTVYRPPYTALPGQLKWAQPSKRIASTVLSAMQRYQLSPDFIHAHFAMPSGGAAAVIQKKTQIPYLLTLHGSDVNVYPSYSKGAHAAFETAVKQASAVLTVSEELAKKTNDMTKVETQCLPLGIPLQSFSKTEEDQQGIRKKLGLPLHDKLVVFVGRLVKEKGLLELADAVSGLDGVKAVFVGKGPLAKELTERAGASILLPGQVPNDQVKDYLIAADLFALPSYSEGMPTVVLEALALKVPVIATRVGGLPTLFSSYQHLLVDPHSANQLKEAIHAYLYENRWNEQVKNDLYQIVHTEYSSANNTKQLIQQYEKVLHQSRSIV is encoded by the coding sequence ATGAAGGTGCTATGGCTGACAAGTGTATATCCTAGTGAAACACATCCAAGTGAAGGCGTATTCCATGAAACGCAAGTGCAGGAGCTGCTCAAACAAGGAATACAAGTGACCGTCATATGTCCCAACCCGGTCAATCCACCGGTTTTGCGGATGCTGAAGGCGTCCTATCGGCAGAAAAAAGATCTGCCCGAGCAGGAAGTGAGAAACGGAGTGACCGTATACAGGCCGCCCTATACAGCGCTCCCTGGACAGCTGAAATGGGCACAGCCGAGTAAACGAATAGCTTCTACTGTTCTCAGCGCCATGCAGCGTTATCAGCTGTCACCAGATTTTATCCATGCGCACTTTGCGATGCCATCTGGCGGAGCGGCGGCTGTGATTCAGAAAAAAACGCAAATTCCTTATCTTTTGACCTTACATGGCAGTGATGTGAACGTGTATCCGAGCTATAGCAAAGGGGCACATGCAGCCTTTGAAACGGCGGTGAAACAGGCATCTGCTGTTCTGACGGTGAGCGAGGAGCTTGCTAAAAAGACAAATGACATGACAAAGGTGGAAACGCAATGCCTCCCGCTCGGTATTCCGCTCCAGTCATTTTCTAAAACGGAAGAAGATCAACAAGGCATCAGGAAAAAGTTAGGCTTACCCCTTCACGACAAGCTCGTTGTCTTCGTCGGACGATTAGTCAAAGAGAAGGGCTTACTTGAATTAGCTGATGCTGTCAGCGGCTTGGATGGTGTGAAAGCAGTTTTTGTTGGAAAAGGCCCTCTTGCAAAGGAGCTCACAGAACGTGCTGGAGCATCCATTCTACTCCCAGGGCAGGTGCCGAATGATCAGGTGAAAGACTATTTAATAGCAGCCGATTTGTTTGCACTCCCATCCTATAGTGAAGGAATGCCAACCGTTGTTCTGGAGGCGCTCGCTTTAAAAGTACCTGTCATTGCGACAAGAGTCGGTGGTCTCCCAACCTTATTTTCTAGCTATCAACACCTCCTCGTTGATCCGCATTCGGCAAATCAGTTAAAAGAGGCCATTCACGCCTACCTTTATGAAAACAGATGGAATGAGCAAGTGAAAAACGATCTTTATCAAATCGTTCATACAGAATATTCATCAGCAAATAATACGAAGCAGCTCATACAGCAATATGAAAAGGTGCTTCATCAATCAAGATCCATCGTTTAA
- the tuaB gene encoding teichuronic acid biosynthesis protein TuaB → MASMKKRMLGGAKWTSLSAFIITIIQIAQFAFLGNVMSLKEFGLVGMITTVTIFTQILLDLGIGAAIIQKEQTTERQLSTLYWINLLTGVVLFCLLILVSPMIAAFYNRPELEGLLKLLSIMFLIAPIGQQYQYMMQKDLAFKTLSAIEAVATMISLIVLLALTFFINPIVAYVISQVLLQSGKGLMYAAAYWKKWRPAPVFALGEVKEFFSFGAFQLASRLVNRAGSNIDMILIGRFLGAEALGIYSLAYQIVTIPVLKINPIVTRVAFPVFAKSQRDHSMLREGFLSMTNMLALISFPLLIGLAAVSDSFIEVVFGEKWLVAVPVLNILCIVGLLRVLMNPNGSILLAKGRADLAFYWDTGMLLVYGCALYVGVSTGSLLTVAWVYSGVSLLNFIVGRWLMAYVIQLDMKVYLKSLGKPAAMTLLMAACAVALHQGMKLTSADILLQLGLTICVSAALYGLLLIKMYPQVAGKLLRRGRSS, encoded by the coding sequence ATGGCAAGTATGAAAAAACGCATGCTAGGCGGGGCAAAATGGACAAGCTTGTCCGCATTCATCATTACGATCATCCAAATTGCACAGTTCGCCTTTTTAGGGAATGTGATGTCACTGAAGGAGTTTGGACTCGTTGGCATGATCACAACTGTCACAATATTTACGCAGATTTTACTTGATCTAGGGATCGGGGCAGCGATCATCCAAAAGGAACAAACAACAGAACGTCAATTATCCACATTATATTGGATCAACTTACTCACTGGAGTTGTCTTATTCTGTTTACTCATTCTAGTTAGCCCAATGATTGCCGCCTTTTATAACCGGCCAGAGCTGGAGGGGTTGCTGAAACTATTATCAATCATGTTTTTGATTGCTCCTATTGGCCAGCAATACCAATACATGATGCAAAAGGACCTAGCCTTTAAAACATTAAGTGCCATTGAAGCCGTTGCAACCATGATATCGCTGATTGTTTTACTCGCTTTGACCTTCTTCATCAATCCGATTGTTGCCTATGTCATTTCTCAAGTGCTGCTGCAATCAGGAAAAGGGCTTATGTATGCCGCAGCTTATTGGAAGAAGTGGCGCCCAGCACCTGTTTTTGCATTAGGAGAAGTGAAAGAATTCTTCTCATTTGGTGCATTCCAGCTCGCATCCAGACTAGTCAATCGAGCAGGATCGAACATAGACATGATTTTAATCGGCCGGTTTCTTGGAGCAGAAGCGTTAGGTATTTATAGCTTGGCATATCAAATCGTGACGATCCCCGTGCTGAAGATTAACCCAATCGTGACGAGAGTGGCTTTCCCGGTTTTCGCAAAAAGTCAGCGTGATCACTCCATGCTGCGAGAGGGCTTCCTCAGTATGACGAATATGCTCGCATTGATTAGCTTTCCGTTATTAATCGGTCTTGCTGCCGTATCAGATAGCTTTATAGAAGTAGTGTTTGGCGAGAAATGGCTCGTAGCTGTTCCGGTTCTTAATATATTATGCATTGTCGGACTTCTGCGTGTGCTGATGAATCCAAACGGGTCAATACTTCTTGCAAAGGGGAGAGCGGACTTAGCCTTTTATTGGGATACGGGGATGCTTCTTGTGTATGGATGCGCCTTATATGTAGGTGTCAGCACAGGCAGTCTGCTCACAGTAGCTTGGGTTTACTCAGGTGTCAGCCTGCTCAACTTCATTGTCGGCAGATGGCTCATGGCGTATGTCATTCAGCTAGATATGAAGGTTTATTTGAAATCACTTGGCAAGCCTGCTGCTATGACGCTATTGATGGCCGCCTGTGCGGTAGCCCTCCATCAAGGGATGAAGCTGACGTCAGCCGACATTTTACTTCAATTAGGATTGACGATTTGTGTCAGCGCAGCATTGTATGGCTTGCTGCTCATCAAAATGTATCCGCAAGTTGCAGGCAAATTATTGAGAAGAGGTCGTTCGTCATGA
- a CDS encoding sugar transferase, whose product MSAEKAMNLYREYEVRRNHSFALTEHMVRYLFAKRFIDLMFSFIGLMLSTPIILLFALLIKLETPGPAFYMQERVGKDGVYFKLWKLRSMRTDAESGGAKWAQKNDPRITKVGAFIRKTRIDELPQFINVLKGEMSIVGPRPERPMFTAEFNRTIPGFTKRLTVKPGLTGLAQVNGGYEMSPSEKLTHDLHYIQNLTFSLDTKIMVKTLKVIMTGDGAR is encoded by the coding sequence GTGAGTGCAGAGAAAGCGATGAATCTTTATAGAGAATATGAAGTGAGACGAAACCACTCTTTTGCTTTAACAGAACATATGGTTCGTTATTTATTTGCAAAACGTTTCATAGATTTAATGTTCTCGTTCATCGGATTGATGTTGAGTACGCCAATCATTTTGCTGTTTGCTCTTTTGATTAAGCTGGAAACACCGGGACCAGCCTTTTATATGCAGGAGAGGGTCGGGAAAGACGGTGTTTACTTTAAATTATGGAAGCTCAGATCGATGAGAACCGATGCTGAAAGCGGAGGAGCAAAATGGGCACAAAAAAACGACCCACGTATCACCAAAGTGGGAGCCTTCATTCGTAAAACAAGAATCGATGAACTCCCTCAATTCATCAACGTGTTAAAAGGAGAAATGAGTATCGTAGGTCCGCGTCCGGAAAGACCGATGTTTACCGCAGAATTTAATCGGACGATTCCAGGTTTTACGAAAAGATTAACGGTCAAGCCGGGACTGACAGGTCTTGCACAAGTAAATGGAGGATATGAAATGAGTCCAAGTGAAAAATTAACACACGACTTACATTATATTCAAAACTTGACATTTTCTCTCGACACGAAGATTATGGTAAAAACGTTAAAAGTCATCATGACGGGTGACGGAGCCAGATAA
- a CDS encoding N-acetylmuramoyl-L-alanine amidase, protein MRSIMKTAILSLIAIFVIVPTASADNSVSRIDGGSRYAVAANVAKKGWGTASTVVIVGKTAYADATAGIPLAHQKNGPVLYTNSKSLSGDTKKALKALKTKTVIVLGSTSSVSNNVINEVKKMGISTQRISGKNRYELSANIAKKMKKPAGVVVVEGSFYAHGIAIAPVAAQKGFPILYTDKKGLRSEIASVAKASNVKQTIVVGGENYVTKAAYNQLKSPTRIKGSTRYDVAANIVKKYNMSTNNTYVGRGFGYATSSSAAGIAAKQNKALLLTNEKTLPKVTRATISGKKITKFTVVGSANTVTPTVVNQLKNPVVGKKVFIDPGHGAHDSGAVGYGLYEKNLNLDVAKRLNTKLNNAGALVTMSRTSDTFDSLQTRVSKGASANADIFISVHANSNDNSSANGTETYYDKTYASANSLKLAQNIQPKMVSALGTRDRGVKTAGFYVIKYSKMPSVLLETGFVSSPVDSNILKSATYKDRLASGISSGVSGYFR, encoded by the coding sequence ATGCGCTCAATCATGAAAACAGCCATCCTCAGCCTCATCGCCATTTTCGTTATTGTTCCAACAGCTTCAGCAGATAATTCAGTCTCACGAATTGATGGCGGAAGCAGATATGCTGTAGCAGCAAACGTAGCGAAAAAGGGATGGGGAACTGCAAGTACAGTCGTAATAGTAGGGAAAACTGCGTATGCAGATGCAACAGCAGGGATTCCACTTGCACACCAAAAAAATGGACCAGTTCTTTATACAAACAGTAAGAGTCTTTCAGGTGATACGAAAAAAGCCCTAAAGGCTTTAAAAACAAAGACAGTGATCGTTTTAGGCAGTACATCAAGTGTGTCAAATAACGTAATCAATGAAGTGAAGAAGATGGGCATCTCTACACAACGTATTTCAGGAAAAAATCGATATGAGCTATCTGCAAATATCGCGAAGAAAATGAAAAAGCCAGCAGGCGTCGTTGTCGTTGAAGGTTCCTTCTATGCTCATGGGATTGCAATTGCACCGGTAGCAGCACAAAAAGGTTTCCCGATTCTCTACACAGATAAAAAGGGACTTCGTTCTGAAATCGCATCTGTTGCAAAAGCAAGCAATGTCAAACAAACCATTGTAGTCGGCGGAGAAAATTACGTCACAAAAGCAGCTTATAATCAATTGAAATCTCCAACACGAATTAAAGGCTCCACTCGTTATGACGTTGCCGCTAATATTGTGAAAAAGTATAATATGAGCACGAACAATACCTATGTAGGAAGAGGGTTTGGCTACGCCACTTCATCTTCTGCTGCAGGGATCGCAGCGAAGCAAAACAAAGCATTGCTTCTAACGAATGAAAAAACATTACCAAAAGTAACAAGAGCAACCATTAGCGGTAAAAAAATCACCAAATTTACTGTCGTAGGCAGTGCAAATACGGTGACACCAACTGTCGTGAATCAATTGAAAAACCCTGTCGTCGGGAAAAAAGTATTCATTGACCCAGGTCATGGCGCACATGATTCAGGAGCTGTAGGCTACGGGTTATATGAAAAGAACTTGAATTTAGATGTAGCCAAGCGTTTAAATACGAAATTAAACAACGCGGGTGCACTTGTTACCATGTCAAGAACATCAGACACATTTGACAGTCTTCAAACACGAGTGAGCAAAGGTGCGTCAGCAAATGCAGATATCTTCATCAGTGTCCATGCAAACTCAAATGATAACAGCAGTGCAAACGGAACAGAAACGTATTATGACAAAACATATGCGTCTGCAAACAGCTTGAAGCTTGCGCAAAACATTCAGCCGAAAATGGTCAGTGCACTTGGTACAAGAGACCGTGGTGTGAAAACAGCTGGATTCTACGTGATTAAATATTCTAAAATGCCGAGTGTTCTTTTAGAAACTGGTTTTGTGTCAAGTCCAGTTGATTCAAACATCTTGAAATCGGCTACGTATAAAGATCGTTTAGCGTCAGGCATTTCAAGCGGTGTGTCAGGTTACTTTAGATAA
- a CDS encoding SpoIID/LytB domain-containing protein, whose amino-acid sequence MKKTGVTLIVLMTMTLLIAPFQSAMASSTISVKLSNYIGNKKTMDLSTAGEYKLSGSNVAVTKRYDGKNRYEVANSIASAGWKNPSTVVIVSRDAFDHAISVSPLAYKLGAPILYTNIEKLTKTTENQLKKMKPDNILIVGNTKSISTAAEKSIKKYGKVRRISGKDKFEISQKIAKEMGNYKQAVVVGGNSFMNGIAIASYASRKGYPILLTKKDSIPSYKLPSKVIIIGSTKSTGQKVENQIKKTSQVTRISGANRYELSVNIMKKLNINADKVYLAKASSYIYAMPLSQLAAKSNSTVVYVKPDSVTASLKKLLKEKGTYAYHLAGSTSAIKDSLKNSLAKQVYLKKNQNYQLNISNGKISLKGIKTYNNVRVVPEKYSTKNILQIAGKPYLGSVNFAIESGYIRPTLENIPFEDYLKGVVPNEMPASWHVEALKAQAVAARTYSVKSIGKVVPDTTAFQVYGGYNWYTNSTKAVDATKGKVLKYNNQLISATYYSSNGGYTEASEEVWANALPYLVAKKDTKDPVNAWTLKLSKKQLGTTLTASTAASQWSKAKETNATDLAGLKSWLLKNKETAASDMKIASISSLTFSGKTKGQRAKTVSIKLTYHLKNKTGTYAVNKSTTASMKMTEFRSIMGATKVKSTFASVKNNTNDFTISGKGYGHGIGMSQYGAKARAESGNSYSSILSFYYPGTKLTNY is encoded by the coding sequence TTGAAGAAAACAGGCGTTACACTTATTGTTCTCATGACAATGACTCTACTAATCGCACCCTTTCAGTCTGCCATGGCTAGCTCGACAATTTCAGTGAAATTGTCTAATTATATCGGAAATAAAAAAACGATGGATCTATCCACAGCTGGAGAATACAAGCTGTCAGGATCGAATGTGGCTGTCACGAAAAGATATGATGGCAAAAATCGATACGAAGTTGCCAATAGCATCGCGTCTGCCGGCTGGAAGAATCCATCAACAGTTGTCATTGTGAGCCGTGATGCATTTGATCATGCCATTTCTGTATCACCGTTAGCTTACAAACTAGGCGCACCCATTTTGTATACAAACATTGAAAAACTAACAAAAACAACTGAAAACCAGCTGAAGAAAATGAAGCCGGATAACATCCTGATCGTTGGTAACACGAAAAGCATTTCAACAGCTGCTGAGAAATCTATTAAAAAGTATGGGAAAGTCAGACGCATTAGTGGAAAAGACAAGTTTGAAATCTCCCAAAAAATTGCTAAAGAAATGGGTAACTATAAGCAAGCTGTCGTTGTCGGTGGAAACTCATTTATGAATGGGATTGCGATTGCATCCTATGCATCGAGAAAGGGATACCCAATCCTGTTAACAAAAAAAGATTCCATTCCGTCTTACAAGCTGCCAAGCAAAGTCATCATCATCGGCAGTACGAAAAGTACGGGACAAAAAGTAGAGAATCAAATTAAAAAAACGTCACAGGTAACAAGAATCAGTGGTGCCAATCGCTATGAACTCTCTGTGAATATAATGAAGAAATTAAATATCAATGCAGATAAAGTTTATTTGGCAAAAGCCTCTAGCTATATTTATGCTATGCCGCTGTCTCAATTGGCTGCAAAGTCTAATAGTACTGTTGTGTATGTGAAACCGGATTCTGTCACAGCGTCACTAAAAAAACTGCTGAAAGAAAAGGGTACATATGCTTATCACCTTGCTGGTAGCACAAGTGCGATTAAAGATAGCTTGAAGAACTCATTAGCCAAACAAGTCTATCTGAAAAAAAATCAAAACTACCAATTGAATATTTCTAACGGAAAAATTTCATTAAAAGGCATAAAGACGTATAACAATGTAAGAGTTGTTCCTGAGAAATATTCAACGAAAAATATCCTTCAAATTGCAGGGAAGCCTTACCTAGGCAGCGTCAACTTTGCAATTGAATCAGGTTATATCAGGCCGACTCTCGAAAATATTCCATTTGAAGACTATCTAAAAGGCGTGGTACCAAATGAAATGCCTGCAAGCTGGCATGTTGAAGCGCTAAAAGCACAGGCAGTGGCCGCTAGAACGTATTCAGTGAAAAGTATTGGAAAAGTCGTACCTGATACAACTGCCTTCCAAGTATATGGAGGATATAACTGGTACACAAATTCGACAAAAGCTGTCGATGCCACAAAAGGGAAAGTACTGAAATACAACAATCAGCTCATTTCAGCCACCTATTATTCTAGTAATGGTGGATATACAGAGGCAAGTGAAGAAGTGTGGGCAAATGCACTGCCGTACTTAGTGGCCAAAAAGGATACAAAAGATCCGGTCAATGCATGGACATTAAAACTCTCTAAAAAACAGCTAGGCACAACATTGACTGCTAGTACAGCAGCATCTCAGTGGTCTAAGGCAAAAGAGACAAATGCAACGGATCTTGCTGGTCTCAAATCATGGCTGCTCAAAAACAAAGAAACAGCTGCATCTGATATGAAGATTGCATCCATCTCAAGCCTGACGTTCTCAGGAAAAACAAAAGGCCAACGTGCGAAGACGGTATCAATCAAGCTGACATATCATCTGAAAAATAAAACAGGCACATATGCAGTAAACAAAAGTACAACGGCAAGTATGAAGATGACCGAGTTTAGATCCATCATGGGCGCAACAAAGGTGAAGAGCACATTTGCGTCAGTCAAAAACAATACAAATGACTTTACGATTTCAGGAAAAGGATATGGTCACGGCATTGGCATGAGCCAATACGGTGCCAAAGCTAGAGCAGAATCTGGAAACTCATATTCTTCCATACTTTCGTTCTACTATCCAGGTACAAAACTAACAAACTATTAA
- a CDS encoding LytR family transcriptional regulator — translation MRAERKRKKKKVLWIVLSIIGLFVLATGGYAYHLWNTAASTVAGIQENLKKSDKRDKDVDLNKKDPISILVMGVDERKNDRGRADTLIYMTVNPKTKTTEMVSIPRDTYTKIVGKGTMDKINHSYAFGGTQMAADTVEELLDVPVDYFVKVNMESFKDIVDTLGGITVNSTLAFSYDGHSFGTGEINLNGDQALAYTRMRKQDPKGDFGRQQRQRQVIEGIIAKGANISSITKFGDMFKVVENNMKTNMSFDDMWTMMNDYRDARQRVKQHELKGTGARINNIYYYQLDDSSLAKVKKELKDSLEQ, via the coding sequence ATGAGAGCTGAAAGAAAACGAAAGAAGAAAAAGGTTCTTTGGATTGTTTTATCGATTATTGGCTTATTCGTATTAGCAACTGGCGGATATGCATATCATCTTTGGAATACAGCAGCATCAACCGTGGCAGGCATTCAGGAGAATTTAAAGAAGTCAGATAAGCGTGACAAAGATGTCGATTTAAATAAGAAAGACCCGATTTCTATTTTAGTCATGGGTGTTGATGAAAGAAAAAATGACCGCGGCCGTGCGGATACATTAATATACATGACCGTTAACCCAAAAACCAAAACGACTGAGATGGTGAGTATCCCGCGTGATACGTATACGAAAATTGTCGGAAAAGGCACAATGGATAAAATCAACCACTCCTATGCATTCGGCGGCACACAAATGGCAGCTGATACTGTAGAGGAATTGCTTGATGTACCTGTTGATTACTTCGTGAAAGTCAATATGGAAAGCTTTAAGGATATTGTCGATACACTTGGCGGCATTACAGTGAACAGCACATTAGCTTTCAGCTATGATGGTCATTCATTTGGTACAGGAGAAATTAATCTAAATGGCGATCAAGCCCTCGCCTACACAAGAATGAGAAAACAAGATCCAAAGGGTGACTTCGGACGTCAGCAAAGGCAGCGTCAAGTCATTGAAGGCATCATTGCTAAAGGGGCAAACATTTCATCTATTACGAAGTTCGGCGATATGTTCAAAGTCGTGGAAAACAATATGAAGACTAATATGTCATTTGATGATATGTGGACGATGATGAATGACTACCGTGACGCAAGACAGCGTGTGAAGCAGCACGAGCTGAAAGGAACGGGAGCACGCATCAATAATATCTATTATTATCAGCTTGATGATAGCAGTTTGGCTAAAGTGAAGAAGGAATTGAAGGACAGTTTGGAGCAGTAA
- the wecB gene encoding non-hydrolyzing UDP-N-acetylglucosamine 2-epimerase: MKKLNVMTIFGTRPEAIKMAPLVLELNKHPLINSIVTVTAQHREMLDQVLEAFSITPDHDLNIMKQRQTLSEITSNALLKLDQLFQEEKPDIVLVHGDTTTTFAGSLAAFYHQISVGHVEAGLRTHNKYSPFPEELNRQMTGIIADIHFSPTEEAKQNLLIENKKEETICVTGNTAIDALQTTVTEHYQHPILEKIGTDKMILLTAHRRENLGQPMKNMFRAIRRVVEEFEDVQVVYPVHLNPAVRDAAQTEFSGLDRVHLIEPLEVVDFHNFAAASHFILTDSGGVQEEAPSLGKPVLVLRDTTERPEGVKAGTLKLAGTDEETIYKMAKELLVDQKEYDSMSKASNPYGDGQASRRIVEELLHRFGLSEEKPAPFKS; this comes from the coding sequence GTGAAAAAACTAAATGTAATGACTATTTTCGGTACTAGACCTGAAGCGATCAAAATGGCACCACTTGTCCTTGAATTAAATAAACATCCACTGATAAATTCGATTGTCACTGTGACAGCCCAGCACAGAGAAATGCTTGATCAAGTTCTTGAGGCTTTTTCAATTACGCCAGATCATGATTTAAACATCATGAAGCAGCGCCAGACATTATCTGAAATCACATCAAATGCACTGTTAAAGCTAGACCAATTATTCCAAGAAGAAAAACCTGATATTGTCCTTGTCCATGGGGATACTACAACAACCTTTGCAGGAAGCTTGGCAGCATTTTATCACCAAATTTCAGTTGGGCACGTCGAAGCAGGATTGAGAACACACAATAAGTATTCGCCGTTCCCAGAGGAATTGAACCGTCAAATGACAGGCATTATTGCCGATATTCATTTCTCTCCTACAGAGGAAGCGAAGCAGAATCTTTTAATTGAAAATAAAAAAGAAGAGACCATTTGTGTGACAGGGAATACAGCGATTGATGCCCTGCAAACTACAGTTACTGAGCATTATCAGCACCCTATTTTAGAGAAAATAGGCACGGATAAAATGATTTTGTTAACGGCCCACCGCAGAGAGAATCTCGGCCAGCCGATGAAAAATATGTTTAGAGCCATTAGACGTGTTGTAGAAGAGTTTGAAGATGTTCAGGTCGTTTATCCTGTTCATTTAAACCCTGCCGTACGTGATGCAGCTCAGACAGAATTTAGCGGTCTCGATCGTGTACACTTAATTGAACCGCTTGAAGTCGTTGATTTCCATAACTTTGCTGCCGCTTCGCACTTTATCTTAACGGATTCTGGCGGTGTACAAGAGGAGGCGCCTTCTCTAGGGAAGCCAGTTTTAGTGCTCCGTGATACAACAGAACGTCCAGAAGGCGTGAAAGCAGGCACACTTAAGCTTGCAGGTACGGATGAAGAGACCATTTACAAAATGGCTAAAGAGCTGCTAGTAGATCAGAAGGAGTATGACAGCATGTCTAAGGCGTCTAACCCTTATGGTGACGGACAAGCATCGAGACGAATTGTCGAGGAGCTCCTCCATCGATTTGGATTAAGTGAAGAAAAACCTGCCCCATTTAAATCATAA